A region of Solibacillus isronensis DNA encodes the following proteins:
- a CDS encoding CAP and S-layer homology domain-containing protein gives MKRVLIMGSIIACLLHAPSSEAYAKTSPTFTDVKSTYWAAPVIYELVEKGFMEGYTDGTFKPNSTTTRAEAASIIARTMGVQLTSDFVPDFTDVPADHRYYKEICKLAELGIIQNASEFHPEAPLKRAHISKMIALAYAVEVDQKNKTSFKDLPKSYWAKDYIESLADVEIVKGKTAKTFEPNEFVTRAHVAALTMRGMEFKDKVKNLDVVYDFLQKDYIDTVNHHKQWEKKILELVNKERAAKELSPLMQDKKLTQIAIIKVKDMLKRNYFEHNSPFYGNPWDLATLFDYEYTSYGENLARNFESPETTVKAWMASPKHRDNILKEVYTHMGIGIEQSKNGKYYVVQHFSSK, from the coding sequence ATGAAACGGGTTTTAATTATGGGGTCTATCATTGCGTGTTTATTACATGCACCATCTTCTGAGGCATATGCAAAAACGTCTCCAACTTTCACCGATGTGAAAAGTACGTATTGGGCAGCACCAGTAATATATGAGCTAGTTGAAAAAGGATTTATGGAAGGCTATACAGATGGTACATTCAAACCGAACAGTACGACCACTCGGGCTGAGGCGGCAAGTATTATTGCAAGAACGATGGGCGTACAACTGACGAGTGATTTTGTTCCGGATTTTACGGATGTTCCTGCAGATCACCGTTATTATAAAGAGATTTGTAAACTAGCAGAATTGGGGATTATTCAAAACGCTAGTGAGTTTCATCCTGAAGCCCCTTTAAAGCGTGCACATATTTCAAAAATGATCGCCCTCGCCTATGCGGTTGAAGTCGATCAGAAAAACAAGACATCTTTTAAGGATTTGCCTAAAAGCTATTGGGCAAAAGATTATATTGAATCCCTGGCAGATGTGGAAATTGTAAAAGGAAAGACTGCAAAAACTTTTGAACCGAATGAATTTGTTACTCGTGCTCATGTAGCTGCACTCACAATGCGCGGTATGGAGTTTAAGGATAAGGTTAAAAATTTGGATGTAGTATATGACTTTTTGCAAAAGGATTATATTGATACAGTGAATCATCATAAACAGTGGGAGAAAAAAATATTGGAGCTTGTTAACAAGGAACGGGCTGCTAAAGAACTTTCACCGCTTATGCAAGACAAGAAGTTAACACAGATCGCCATCATTAAAGTGAAGGATATGCTGAAACGCAATTACTTCGAACATAATTCACCTTTTTACGGCAACCCGTGGGATTTAGCGACGTTATTCGATTATGAGTATACAAGCTATGGAGAAAATCTGGCCCGAAACTTCGAGTCACCGGAAACAACGGTAAAGGCTTGGATGGCTTCACCGAAACATCGTGATAATATTTTAAAAGAAGTATATACACATATGGGCATCGGTATTGAACAGTCGAAAAATGGAAAATATTATGTAGTTCAACACTTTTCTAGTAAATGA